From the Patescibacteria group bacterium genome, the window CCAGTTCAAACTCCGCAGCCGCCAACCCTAACCCTTTATCCATACCTCTATCTAAAACAAAACCCCCAACCTCACACTGATAATTACTTTATGAGAAAATTCATTATTTTTCACGACCCCTTTCACCGTTAGCCGAACTTGTATCACATATGAAATTCCTCCAATACCTGTGTCTCTGTACCATCATCTTCCAAGTCACATTTCTGGCTCACGCCTCCCCAGCCCCGCACCTCCTCATCAGCGAAATCCAAATCAGTGGCGCGTCTGGGTTCAGCACGGATGAGTTTGTGGAACTGTACAACCCCACGGATGCGGTGATAACCATCACCGGTTGGCAACTGCTGAAGCGAACAGCAACCGGGACAGTTTTCCCACTCGTGGAGCAATTTGAGGCAGCAACTGTACCAGCGCATGGGTATTTCCTCATTGCACATCCAACCGGGTACACCGGTAGCGTTGTACCGGATGCTCGTTATTCCACAGCTAATTCACTTTCATCTGACAACAGCGTGGAGCTCGTGAACCCACTTGGGATTGTTGATCTGGTTGGGTGGGGGACAGCCACGCATATGGAGACTGCACCAGCGCCAACACCGGGGATCGCAAAGAGCATTGAGCGAAAAGCCCTGAGTACCTCCACCAAGGAAACCATGCGGGTGGACGGTGCAGATTCCTTCCGCGGCAATGGTGAGGATACTCAAAATAATAGCTTGGATTTTCTGGGCCGAGATGTGCCGCAACCACAAAGCACTACCAACGAGCTGGAATTTGTGACGGCCCCAGCGCCGGTTGTGCCGTCCGCTCCGCCACCCAGCTCCTCAAACCAGAATACCAATACTGCTCCACCACCAGCGGCACCAATCGTCGCTGCGCCAATCACCGTACCCACGCACGAGGTGCTCATCTCCGAACTCCTGCCTGACCCCAAAGGTATAGATCTCCCCGGGGAGTGGATTGAAATCTACAACCGAAGCACCAGCGTTGTCCCACTGGCCGGTTGGATTTTGGCTGATGCTTCAAAAACCACCTACACGTTTCCCACAAAAGAGTTGAAGCCAGGAAGTTGGCTAGTGGTGCCGCGTACCGACAGTGGTATTGCCTTGAATAACACTGGTGGTGAAACCGTGACACTCACGGCACCTGATGGTATGGTCACCTCCACCGTCAAATGGACGGGCGTGGCTCTTGAAGCGCAGGCGTACGCGTTGGTGGGCGAGGCTTGGATGTGGACCGGGAAAGCTACGCCGGGCGCGGCGAATGTTTTTGCTGATACGAATCAAGCGCCGCGGGTGGCAATTCGGGAAGTGGAGGCCGAAGTGTGGGTTGGGACAGAGGTAAAATTCACTGCCGACGTGAGTGATCCAGATGGGGATGATGTGGAGTCCAGCTGGCAATTTAGCGATGGCGGGAAAGCCACCGGCGCCAAAGTAACCCACGTGTTTCCAAAGTCCGGGATTTTCAGCGTGACGGTGACCGCAAAAGACACCAAGGGGAAGGTGGCAACGGCAAAGGTGCAGGTGAAAGTGCGGGACTACCAGCGGAGCGCGGACATACGGATTGTGCGGCTGTTGCCCAATCCCACAGACGGGGAAGAGTGGGTGGAAATTGAGAACACTGGGACCAAAGCTGTTGATCTGACGGGCTGGGTGCTGCGTTCAAGCACGCGGCAGCTGAAGTTGCAGCTGCTGGTGGCCCCCAAGGCGGTGCTGAAGCTCACAGCCGATGACTTACCTTTTGCCTTGCGCAACGATGGCGGCACCCTGGAACTTGTGGATCCGGATGCAAAGGTGGTCAGCGTTGCTACATACCCCAAAGCCAAACCCGGGGAAGTGCTCACTCGGAATGCGGACGGCGCCTTTGCGTTGGAAGCTGCCGCTACATCCCCGCTGAATACGGGGATCAACGCAAACCAAGCCGCCACTCCGCGGGTAGCAGGGGAGAGTACGAATGGAAACGTCAATGGTAAACCGGTAAACCTTTCTGGCGCATCACCGAAAGGTGGCGTTCCGTCCTGGGTCTGGGCAGTCATTGCTGGGGTTGGTGGGGCAGCCTGGCTTGGGTATGAGCTTGTGCGGCTGTACCAGCGCCGGAAAAAGAGCAAAACCCAGGTTGGTTGACCAAGTGATTCCTTCCTTCTATCATACTTTTACCCCTTATCTTATGTCCCAAGAGAAGCAACCCATCACCCTTGAAGATCTCGCCCGCATGATCAAGATGGAGTTTGACCATAATGGCGAAGAGTTTACTGGTATTCGTCAGCAATTTCATGATCTACATGGTGAAATTCAGGAGCTGAAGGACGGTCAGCATGCAATACTGGTTCGATTGGATAATGTTGCCTATCGTTTTGAAGTTACTGAACTGGAGCGCCGGGTGGGTATTTTGGAAAAGCGAGCCGGCCTCCGGGCGTAGGTATTTCGGAATCCTTGCGGCATACGGTATAGTTACTGCATGAGCCTTGCTGGATATACCGCGAAGC encodes:
- a CDS encoding lamin tail domain-containing protein, coding for MKFLQYLCLCTIIFQVTFLAHASPAPHLLISEIQISGASGFSTDEFVELYNPTDAVITITGWQLLKRTATGTVFPLVEQFEAATVPAHGYFLIAHPTGYTGSVVPDARYSTANSLSSDNSVELVNPLGIVDLVGWGTATHMETAPAPTPGIAKSIERKALSTSTKETMRVDGADSFRGNGEDTQNNSLDFLGRDVPQPQSTTNELEFVTAPAPVVPSAPPPSSSNQNTNTAPPPAAPIVAAPITVPTHEVLISELLPDPKGIDLPGEWIEIYNRSTSVVPLAGWILADASKTTYTFPTKELKPGSWLVVPRTDSGIALNNTGGETVTLTAPDGMVTSTVKWTGVALEAQAYALVGEAWMWTGKATPGAANVFADTNQAPRVAIREVEAEVWVGTEVKFTADVSDPDGDDVESSWQFSDGGKATGAKVTHVFPKSGIFSVTVTAKDTKGKVATAKVQVKVRDYQRSADIRIVRLLPNPTDGEEWVEIENTGTKAVDLTGWVLRSSTRQLKLQLLVAPKAVLKLTADDLPFALRNDGGTLELVDPDAKVVSVATYPKAKPGEVLTRNADGAFALEAAATSPLNTGINANQAATPRVAGESTNGNVNGKPVNLSGASPKGGVPSWVWAVIAGVGGAAWLGYELVRLYQRRKKSKTQVG